In Eulemur rufifrons isolate Redbay chromosome 2, OSU_ERuf_1, whole genome shotgun sequence, the sequence ACCATAGtgaaattattcattcatttatttattaaaatgcatttattacatATCTTCACTGAGTAGCCAGCACCATGCTAGACACTGTGGggaacaaataaaaagtatagtatagtaaatgtTTAACTGAAAGAGAAGGCAAATATAGCATGAAACAACCACAGACCCCGAatagatgcctttttttttttttttataggatcactctgttgtccaggctggagtgcagcagtggcatgatcatggctcacagcaacctcaaactcctgggctcaagggatcgtcttgcctcagccttgcaagtagctgggactacaggtatgtgccaccatgcctggctattttttattttttgtagagaaacctcttgctatgttgcccaggctggtcttgaacttctggcctcaagcaatgctcccgcctcagcctccgtaagtgcttggattacaggcgtgagccacccaccTGGCCCATAGATGCTGTTTGATGTAGCACATGCCTAAGGCGTTTAAATGAGATGTAGAACACTGCTGACCCCTAGCTGAGGACCATGCTTGGGCTCTATTGGCTCAACGTTGGTCCACCTTTATGcacatttttcctctttaggTTGAATATGTTGTGCTGGTTTAAAAGGTTccattgttttcctttctaaAGACTAAGCCATGAGTGCAAACTCCAGACTGAAGGGAGATATGGTGATTATGACCCCTGCCACATAACCCTGGTTGCTCAGAGGATTCCCTCTAAGCAGACACCACCACATATCGCCACTCGGGATAAGCTGCCGTGAAATGTGTTGAGTGAAACTCTGTAAGCATGGGGAAGCTCTAGTGCACAGATGTCCTGGGATAGCGATGGTACTGAGGCTAGGTTGAGAAAAGCTGCAGGAGTTGCAAAAAACTCCCCTCCACCTTAGTCCATTGTGGGCTACACACATTCCTACTTGGACAtacttatttccttctttccagaAGCATATGTTATTCTTCAGTCTTCCTGGGAGGTCctggctctcccctccccacttgaACAGCCATGGCTCTGACCTGTGGGCATGTATGAAAAAGGGGGCGAAttatgtgtgtgtgatgtatgtgACCATGGAGtttggagaggggagagaaggccTCTTAGTGAACCTAAAAATGAAACTTCCAGAGGTACCGAATCTGTGAACCTGCCTCATTTACCCTGTTACTCTTACGAGTTTTCTACTTTTCTGCCTTTGGCCTTGGCAAGATTGAGAAGCGGGTTGAGAGAGCTCAAACCTTCTTTCCAACCTTTCGTAAGTGGTGTAGACGTGGAGAGATCCTTGTGGAATGTAAGTGACTGTGACAGTACAGGGACAACACACAGAGAGGCACGTGTTCATTATGTATGGCTGGAGAAATTATCTGTCTCCACGGGGACATGTTTCACTGTGCATTAGCTTCGAACCgcttccttcctgtttctctgcCTGCTCTATCACTGTCCTCGGTCTCCCTTCCCACCCCGCCTCCCCCGACTCTCAGTCCAGCTCTGCCTGTCAGTGCCTCCATCCGTCTTGCTCTGCCACGTCCACATCTCACTGCGCTTTGCTCAATCTCACACTTGCCATCTGCGAGTCGCTTTTCTGTCCCTGTCTCTTGTTTGTCTCTTGTTCTCTCTAGCTCACTTTCTCCCATTCCATCTTTGTTTTCCGTTGTAACATCAGCTTTCTGGGTACCCTGCAGCTTGTGATAACCTTTTCTTGTTATATTAATGCCCATAAACAGCACTTGgtttattgattgattcatttttatttaaactccgtggaggaaagaaaagggaatttaTATAAAgtgagagagcagagagaaaacatGAGATGAGGCAAAGGGAGGAACAGCCTGACAAGGTGGGGAGGAGTGAGTAGGGGGAGGCATCAGAAGAGGTTGAACCCACggtatcttatttcttttcaaataaactaGGTCTGATATTTACGGCTGATGACAGCTCTATCTGGACTGTAAAGGGTTAAGTACCAAGTTAGGATTGGCACCTAACACAGAGGCAACAGCTTCCAGGAGGAATGAGTTGGGTTAAACAAGCCCAAGAAGCTGACGCGGGCAGAATTTCTTCTGCTTGACCCACTAACAGCTGCGAAAGGGACATTTTAGAAGCGGCTTTTATTGAAATGCTTCAGTGGGGCACAGCCCCTGGAAGCCAGAACTTGGCTGtgaggccaggcctggggagcACTGCAGGCTGACTGGGGGAAAGGAGGCGGCAGCAGCTGCTGATAGGGCAGTCCTGATTGCTGCGTCCGCGCTCTCCTCTTGCCTGCTATAATTAAAGCTTTCCCAGTATGAGTCTGGCTTCCTGAAGGGAAActagaatttataaaaacaaacaagaaacaaacacaaaatgacaCATTTACTTGGTTgcaatatatgtgtattttttataataaagcacTTAATCACGTCTTGAGGTTACTGCTGCTGGTCAGTTTCAAAGTACATAACTCATCTTGTGATATTGCCCTGCCAGGGGGGCTCttctaacaaaacaaacaaaaataagaaaatgaaaaacctaaAATGTACTCACCAAATTATTATTACATATGGTCATATAGATTCTCCACTGACCCAATCATCGTATCCTTGTTAGTCATGACACAAGGAAAATGTTCCACTCTGAATTTCCCTCCACCTTATTTTTTCCCCTACATTACTCCCTTTTCATCCCACCTCTGGCTTCCTTCCCCTAACAGACCACGTAGAATCTGTGGGCCAGAATAAATCAGTTGTTTTATTTCCCCTCAGAGGATGTGACCTTCCACTCCCCAAATGGCTTtgacagttttctcatttgctagCTGAGGAGGATTATCAAGAGACGTTGACCTTCTGCTTTGCCTAAAGAGGGAACACTCAGTAACTATTGTGCTTCAGTCTCTGATTTGCTTTAACTGTGcgcttcttccttcctcccccacatCATCATCTACCTTTTCACCTTCCTTCGTGAACATTCTACTCACCCTGCAGTGCACTGCTACTCCCCACAGCCCTCCCTTGCCTGGTGTGCAGATGCTGGAAGGCACATCTGCCTTCAATCCTGCAGCATTCCCTGCTAGCAAGAGAAAGCTCGGCCCTCTAGGAGTGTTTGCTCCCTATTTAATCAGATTAGTCCCATCACCTACCCTGAGGAGCCAGATTTTGGTGTTACTGAGCTATTTGTGGAGGGAGGAGAAATTGTCAGACATCACTTAAAGAGCTCGGTCCCTTGGACGCCTGGGAACTGCCGAGAGAAATTAATCTTCCAGCTATTTAAGGCAATTTCTTTTCCATCATCCTTTGTCAAGAGGACTGTACTGGGAAATGAATCTGATGGGAGTCCCTGAACTGGTACACTCCACTCGACAGCATCTCTCCAATGCTACGTGGCATCCATCATCCCCACACAAGCAGAGACGTACATCACTGCAAAGCCAACTCCCCACCAGTACCCAGCAGCAAGAAATCACAAATGCACAGGGTGGATACCACTGGCCTAGAGACTTGCAATTTTTCCTTacctctgctttattttctttccagaaaagCTACCACAAATTGGGCTCTTCCATTAAATGAGTCTTTATCCAAGACCCAGGAAGGCAGATAAATAGGAATATGCCAAAACAGAACACAGGACTACAGGTTATGCATTTTCTCTCCTGAACACAAAGACTCCATCTGTGCAGAATAGGTGTTTCTGTTAAGCAGTTAGACCACTGCCAAAGCAAGGTGTGAGACAGAAATAGGGCAAAGGGTTGCACGTTTCAAGATCATCTTTTCTCCAGActgaattttctgttcatggGGTGAAGCTCAGGAGTCTTAGGCTCTCTGGGGCCATATGAGGGAATTCCAATCTTCAACTCTCCTTCTACCCTCAAGCCAGGGCAGTAGTTTTCAAGTTGTGTTCCAAGAAGTACCAGGGAATATATGCGTATGGGGATAACAAAGGGGTGTGGTGGGGAGTGCCTAGATGCAGGAAGCTCAATGGCTGATGCTCGGGACCTCTCAACTCTACTTCATTTCTTTCAGGTGTTGGGATTTCTCCTaagagttcattttttaaaaaggttctaATTGTTTAAAAGATCTGCAAACCAGTGTCCTAAATGAGAGGAAGATGACTGTACCTGTGCCTCTCTCACAGCTAACCACTGCCGAGGGTCTACGCAGAAGGGAGATGTCGTGTGACTCCTGCCTGTTTCCACTGTGAGTGGGTCTGGGTCCATGCTAGCAGCTCCCTGACTCCAGGGGCTCCTGAGACACTTTCAGCAAAAAAATTCCCTTAGGCATGAGAGTCATTTGTTTTCCAAACTCCCTTCTCCGATCTCACTAATTcccaatttccctgcatttgacaAATGCAATTAACAAGCCTGGATCAGTTCCTGGCCGACAGCCCTCATCAATCAATACAAAGGCTGCACAAGgctgagggggaagggaaggtgtGAGAAGGGAAGGTAGCCACGGTACAGGGGAGAACAGGCCTCACCCCCTCTATCTCTATGAACGACCCCTCCCGACCTCTCAGTCTCAAGACATGACACTGGGTTGTCACTCTCACCAACCATTCTGCCTTCTGGCTAATTAAATAGAAGGTGATATTGTTTGTACCctcctctctctcatttttaaaaggtttctcccatcaacctctctctctctctccgatGTCTTCTCTTTAACAGAAGGCCTTGCCATCTGCTGCCACCACAGCTAGGGAACCTCCTCAGTGCCGGGTGTGATAAATCAGCTGTCTCTCTGCTCTCAGCAGGGCCTCTTCCCCACCCACATATTCCAGTGACAAATTTGTGCTGTTTCCTGCCTAGGAGGCTATAAGCCCACCATCACTTCCCTCTgtcccacacacatacacaatggagGACCAAAAGGACAAGGATCACCAAGCCTGTGGTCAATATCGCTTTCCCATTCACTCCTTTGGTCCTCTCCTTCCCAGGGCCCAAGCCTTCCCTTTCCAATTGGTTTAAAAGCCAAGATTTACCCTCTTCACCCTTCTGTTCTGCATATACCATCAgcttctcctcccccaccacagGGTGAGAGCTTTTTCCTCTGCAGCCCTGCCTGGTCCAGGCCTGTGCATCTTTCCACCTCATCAACTTTTCATCTCTTTGCAAACCGAATCGGGGAcgtctctccctcctccttgccgctctctccttctcctttgtTATTAGCTTCATGAGTGGGGACGTTAATGTATTCACTAGACAATGTCTTCACACCACTGTTTCCTGTAATTACAGTCACTTCCCTCCCACCGTCCTGGCTTACTTGACTGTAGAGTGGTTGGAGGAGGGACAGCATGGACAAAAGACTCAATACAGGCTGAGGTCGAGTAGTGAGTAGTGTAATGTTAACATCCAGGAAAGTAAAACAAATAGTTGCCTCTGCAGCAGCTCATTAACAACTGCTAACATAAGGAGGCCAATATTCCAGAGCTTAAAAATAAGTATCAATACAATTGAGGACCCCTCCACTATAGATAGGATGAGGTGCTATATCCAAATTACCAATGACAGTCACCCCAAGAAATGCAAGCAGCCACATCCACCCTCTTTCAGGCAGTTGATTCACTATACTTGTCATGTAGATCAGCTACATTGTCACTGGAGACTCGGATCCAGCCATCCTCCCGCACATGGTAGAGGTTGACCGCGCCTCCTGAGTAGGCATCTCTGTAGGTGGCTTGGTAGATGGCTCGACGGGCCAGATCATAGGCATCCTCCACTTCCAGGTCATAGGAGTAGCCCCGATCCATGACCCCATAAGCATACACAGAGCCAGAACCTACAGAGAAGGTGGCCCCCGAGATCCGGTTCCCTTCACTGTCCACGTAGTAGAGGCCTGGAAAAGAAGATGAtgttagcaggaaaaaaaatgaccacTCCTTGTGACATCTAATTCATATTCCAAGGTAGTAGTTCTCTGTCCCTCTTGAAACCCAGAAGAAACCAacataaatacaagaaaataagaattctataaaattacttttaaaaaaagctaaaggAGGcggggcacgatggctcatgcctgtaatcctagcactctgggaggccgaggcaggaggattgcttgagctcaggagttcgagaccagcctgagtaaaagcgagaccccgtctctactaaaaatataaaaaattagccaggcgtggtggtgcgcgcctgtagtcctagctacttgggaggctgaggcaggaggatggcttgagcccaggcgtttgaggttgcagtgagctacgatgatgccactgtattctagctggggtgacagagcgagactctgtctaaaaaaaaagctTGGTTGGGCgtgaagtttgaggttgctgtgagctaggctaataccatagcactctagcccaggcaacagagtgagactctgtctcaaaaaaagaaaaaaaagctaaagGATTCAAATTTAATATTAAGACTCCAGGATTCTACAACCTATCAACCCACCATTCCCCTCACATTATACTAACTACCCTGCCTGTCCTCTCAGCACATCCAAAAAGCAAATATAAGCCAATGACTTAGGTTTCAAGCACAGAACTTCAGGCACTGTTCGagataacatttaaaacataatccCAGCCCTCAAAGAGTTTAGACTTATCTGGGGGATAAGCATATATTACACAGGAGAATAATAAAGCCTAGAGTTCTTAATCATATTGTAAagatctgcactgtccaatatggtaaccacTGGCCACAAGTAACCAgttgagcatttgaaatgaagCTAGTACTACATGCTaaaatcataatattttgaacatattaggttaaatttaaaaattattaaaattggcagggtgtggtggctcacacctataagcctggcactctgggaggccgaggtgggaggattgcttgaggtcaggagttcgagaccagcctgagcaacagcgagaccctgtctctactaaaaatagaaaaaattagccaggtgtggtggtgcacacctgtagtcccagctacttgggaggctgaggcaggaggatcacttgagcccaggaatttgaggttgctgtgagctaggctgacaccacggcactctaggccaagtgacagagcgagactccgtctccaaaaaaaaaaaaaaattttatcaatcCCAAGTGCCTGCTGGATCGCTCCAACTGGAAGCCTTTGTCATCAAGTTCAGATTCAAACTTCCTATCCTCAAATACCTTCAGTGGTTCTCCATTACTTACTAAACTCAACTGTCTTGTGCCCCACCAACCCACATTTCTGGTTGTTTTCTCAATTCCTGCCAACGGCATCACTACTTTCCCCCCCTATtttagtggttctcaactctcactgtgcatcagaatcatctaaggaagatttttaaaaacatgtccaGGACTTACCCCAGGTGTTCTTTCTTCAACTGGGGAGGGACAAGCATGGAGACAGATTTTCAAGttcttcaggtgattctaatgcaagccaagttgaaaaccactgccttTACCAGTTTTTAGGTTCAGATGGTTCTAATGTCAACCCCAGTCCTTCCTCTAGCCAATTCTCAGTGCCAGTGCCACTATCTTGCCTAGCTGGTTCACCATCTGTTTCCAATTTACCGTTCTGGCTTCCTATTCCCCTTCACCCCTCCTAGTTCCAATTAAACTAGAATTCTAGTTACTCCCCAGAAACCTCAtgcttctttcctcccttcctttattCATTATGTTCCCTTTCCCTCATTTTCACATCCAGGACAATTTCTACCTATCCATGAAGTCTTCCCCAATTCCTCTCATCAGAAGAAGTAATCTCCACTGCCTTAAAACTCCTTCAGCATTTGactggttctttttaaaatgatattcatGTCATTTGGCCTTGGATTAAGGAATCTGTGACTCTCTCTGCATCTGACTCTCGAGGCAAGGGGCCGATTCACATTAAATGACATGGATTGTCAGGAAGGCTTCTTGAAGAAGATGTAATTTAGGTTATGCTGTAGCTTTGGGGATTTCCTTGCTACCCGGTCCCGGTACTCTCTTCCACTGTTTCCATCACCTGACACAAACTCAATAACTAAGGGTTCAAAGCAACATTTCCAAAATGCTTCCCTGGGCCATGCAAGATGAATGGAACTGCTCTTTCACACCTTccaaaagaagtcttttttttttttttttttgagacagagtctcactctgttgcccaggctagagtgagtgccgtggcgtcagcttagctcatagcaacctcaaactcctgggctcaagggatcctcctgtctcagcctcccgagtagctgggactacaggcatgcaccaccatgcccggctaattttttctatatatatttttagctgtccatataatttctttctatttttagtagagatggggtctcgctcttgctcaggctggtctcgaactcctgagttcaaacgatccgcccacctcggcctcccagagtgctaggattacaggcgtgagccaccgcgcccggccccaaaagAAGTCTTGATTTCCAAAGTAACAACCTGAGCTCCTGTCTCACATCCACTTTTTAATCTCATTCATCTTCCACTGGGTACCAAACAGATCTCTCTCTATACTCCTTTCTATTCTCATTCCAAAGCAAGTAAAGAAGTATAGTATCCTGTAATTTTTCTGCAGAATAACTAGGCACTTAGcatgtaaatgaatgaaacaaaaataagaggAGGAAAGAATAACTACTTTTAAGCATACAGAAGGGCAAATCACACAGAAAGTGACTAGCTGTAGTCCAGGTTTACTAAAAAGATGATTCAAAATGGGCTGAAGAGGAAACAACATCAACTACAAGATTGAACTTCCTGGCAAGTTTCTTAAAtactggaaaagaaaatagactaaggaatttcttttcagaaatgataGAACAGGACTAAGGGTGATTGTCAGGGTGACTATATCcagcaaggaaagaaagaagcccAAAAGGCCTCTTCTAGGCCAAAGACTCTCTGAAGGAAAAAGGGAGGAGAAATGATTAACTTTGGAGTGACTACCATGTATTAGAACCttattagcctgagcaagagtgagactccgtctctactaaaaaaatagaaagaaattatctggccaactaaaaatatatatagaaaaaattagccgggcatggtggcgcatgcctgtagtcccagctactcaggaggctgaggtagaaggatcgattaagcccaggagtttgaggttgctgtgagctaggctgacgccacggcactctagcccaggcagagcgagactctgtctctaaaaaaaagaaaaaaaaaaaaaagaaccttgttgtccagtacagtagccactagccacgtggctactgagcacttggaATAGTGCTACTGCCACATATTGGATTCAATGAattcctaaaattaattttacctgtttcttttcactttttaaatacatCCATGAGAGGCTgaacgtggtggctcacgcctgtaatcttagcactcagagaggccggggcaggaggatcgcttgagctcaggagtttgagaccagcctgagcaagagcgagactccatttctactaaaaatagaaaaaattagctgggcgtggtggtggtgtgtgcctgtaattgcacctactcaggaggctgaggcaagaggatcgagtatgaggttgctgtgaactaggctgatgccatggtactctagcccagatgacagagtgagactgtcccaaaaataaaaaaaattttaaaaatccacgagaaattttttcttctttctctctctctctttcttttattttctttaagagacaaggtctggctatgttccccaggctggcctccaactcctgggctcaagtgactgaggagctgggactacagctgtgtacCACCAGCTCAGCTATGAGacaaattttaaatgacatgtgtggctcacattatatatttctcttaGGGCTGGCTAGAGTTTTTATGTCTATTATCCAATTTAATTCTCAAATACAATTCCTTCCAGGTCTTataattttaaaggagaaaagacagaaggaaaaatattgtgtgccagacactgtactagTTGCTTTACATTTACCTCACTTAACCAATGTAgctgatgaagaaacagaggctaaGAAAATAAGCACCTGTCTAAGGTCACAGAGGTAGTCAGTGACACAGCAGGTCTAATTCTATCCCTTTTCCTACACTACAGTGCCTTTCTTgaacaaagagaaggaagggcTAAGAACCTAATCAACATATCCTCAGCACTGACACAAAGCCCTttcatccatctctccatccaaCCCCTCCTCACTGTAGTGTTAGCCCAAGAATTATGTGATTGTAGCTTAACTTACCAGGGCCTCTCTTATCCCAGCCACAGATCATGGTGCCCATGGACAGCCCCATGCCTTTATACTGATACACCATGTTGGCAAGCAGCTTGGAGGCAGCTGCTACCGAGATGCGTTCCTTATTTCGAAGCTCGTAGATTCGACATTGCCTAGCCAACAGCCGCTCCCAGAAGCTGCAATCTGCTGCACCCCCAGCCATGGTGCCCAGCAGGTAGGGGTTGATCTCTATCACCTTCTTCACCGTCTGGGAGGCAATGTAAGCCCCTGCTGTAGCCCTGGAGTCGGCGGCAACTATGACTCCGTGGCGGAACTGTTAAGATCAGAGGAAAACACAAAACAGGCCACATCAGACCACAAAAACATTGACATTTCTTTTTGCACGAGTGCAacccatttctttctctgtccttttaTACTTCACAGAATACTTTCCCACGTATTAGTGTCACTTGAGATTCACCTCAATCCTTGACATGGGTATAACTagtactaaatttattttatagatgaggaaacaggttcagtGAGAGCGAATTGCCCAAGATCTAGAGTTAGTTATAGGAGAGCTGGGCTAGGAACCCCAATTGTCTGGCTTTTAGTACAACCC encodes:
- the PSMB5 gene encoding proteasome subunit beta type-5 isoform X1, translated to MALASVLERPLPVNQRGFFGLGGRADLLDLGPGSPSDGLSLVAPSWDVPEEPGIEMLHGTTTLAFKFRHGVIVAADSRATAGAYIASQTVKKVIEINPYLLGTMAGGAADCSFWERLLARQCRIYELRNKERISVAAASKLLANMVYQYKGMGLSMGTMICGWDKRGPGLYYVDSEGNRISGATFSVGSGSVYAYGVMDRGYSYDLEVEDAYDLARRAIYQATYRDAYSGGAVNLYHVREDGWIRVSSDNVADLHDKYSESTA
- the PSMB5 gene encoding proteasome subunit beta type-5 isoform X2, which translates into the protein MALASVLERPLPVNQRGFFGLGGRADLLDLGPGSPSDGLSLVAPSWDVPEEPGIEMLHGTTTLAFKFRHGVIVAADSRATAGAYIASQTVKKVIEINPYLLGTMAGGAADCSFWERLLARQCRIYELRNKERISVAAASKLLANMVYQYKGMGLSMGTMICGWDKRGPVPEVLCLKPKSLAYICFLDVLRGQAG